In Anas platyrhynchos isolate ZD024472 breed Pekin duck chromosome 24, IASCAAS_PekinDuck_T2T, whole genome shotgun sequence, the following are encoded in one genomic region:
- the TMEM39B gene encoding transmembrane protein 39B, protein MAGGRRGPNRTSYCRNPLCEPGAAGGSGHSTSSSVTGVRSRTRSGSGTGLSSPPLATQTVVPLRHCKIPELPVERSVLFELQLFFCHLVALFVHYINIYKTVWWYPPSHPPSHTSLNFHLIDFNVLTVTTIVLARRLIVAIVKEASQSGKVSLPRSVFLVITRFAVLTGTGWSLCRSIIHLFRTYSFLNLLFLCYPFGMYIPFLQLNCDFRKTSLFSQVANIGPRETGEVNFRGRDYLTVLKETWKQHTRQMYGMEAMPTHACCLSPDLIRNEVEYLKMDFNWRMKEVLVSSMLSAYYVAFVPVWFVKNTQYYDKRWSCELFLLVSISTSVILMQYLLPARYCDLLHKAAAHLGCWQKVDPALCSNVLQHQWTEECMWPQGVLVKHSKNVYKAVGHYNVAVPSDVSHFRFHFFFSKPLRILNILILLEGAVIFYQLYSLISSEKWHQTISLALILFSNYYAFFKLLRDRLVLGKAYSYSASRDSEQKLN, encoded by the exons ATGGCAGGGGGAAGGCGGGGTCCCAACCGCACGTCCTACTGCCGAAACCCCCTCTGCGAGCCCGGCGCCGCTGGCGGCTCCGGACACTCCACCAGTTCCTCCGTCACGGGCGTGCGCTCACGCACCAG GAGCGGTTCAGGTACAGGCCTTTCCAGCCCACCCTTGGCAACGCAGACAGTCGTTCCCCTGCGGCACTGTAAGATCCCCGAGctgcccgtggagaggagcgtGCTGTTTGAGCTTCAGCTCTTCTTCTGCCATCTCGTTGCGCTGTTCGTCCACTACATCAACATCTACAAGACCGTGTGGTGGTACCCGCCCTCCCACCCTCCTTCGCACACGTCGCTG AATTTTCATCTGATCGACTTCAACGTGCTGACGGTGACGACGATCGTCCTGGCACGCCGGCTGATCGTCGCTATTGTGAAGGAG GCCTCGCAGAGTGGCAAAGTCTCCCTGCCACGCTCGGTTTTCCTGGTGATCACCCGGTTCGCCGTTCTCACCGGCACGGGCTGGAGTTTGTGTCGATCAATAATTCACCTCTTCAGAACCTACTCCTTCCTTAACCTCCTGTTCCTCTGTTACCC GTTTGGCATGTACATTCCCTTCCTCCAACTCAACTGTGACTTTCGGAAGACGAGCCTCTTCTCCCAGGTGGCCAACATCGGTCCCAGAGAGACCGGCGAGGTGAACTTCAGGGGCAGAGACTACCTGACAGTCCTAAAGGAAACCTGGAAGCAGCACACCCGGCAGATGTACGGCATGGAGGCCATGCCCACTCACgcctgctgcctctccccagaTCTCATCCGAAATGAGGTGGAATACTTGAAAATGGACTTTAACTGGCGGATGAAAGAGGTGCTGGTGAGCTCCATGCTCAGTGCCTACTACGTGGCCTTCGTGCCAGTCTGGTTTGTGAAG AACACGCAGTACTACGACAAGCGCTGGTCGTGTGAGCTCTTCCTGCTGGTTTCCATCAGCACGTCGGTGATCCTGATGCAGTACCTCCTGCCCGCGCGCTACTGCGACCTGCTCCACAAAGCTGCGGCGCACCTGGGCTGCTGGCAGAAGGTGGATCCTGCCCTCTGCTCCAACGTGCTGCAGCACCA GTGGACAGAGGAGTGCATGTGGCCGCAGGGAGTGCTGGTGAAACACAGCAAGAACGTGTACAAAGCTGTGGGGCACTACAACGTGGCCGTGCCGTCGGACGTCTCGCATTTCCGCTTCCAC TTCTTTTTCAGCAAACCACTGAGAATCCTCAACATCCTGATCCTGCTGGAAGGAGCCGTCATCTTCTACCAGCTTTACTCGCTGATTTCTTCGGAGAAGTGGCATCAGACGATCTCACTGGCTCTGATCCTCTTCAGCAATTACTACGCCTTCTTCAAGCTGCTGCGTGACCGTCTGGTGCTGGGCAAAGCCTACTCCTATTCTGCCAGCAGAGACTCAGAGCAGaagttaaattaa
- the KHDRBS1 gene encoding KH domain-containing, RNA-binding, signal transduction-associated protein 1, whose protein sequence is MQRRDDPAARMGRGPGPGGGGGGARQGSAPPRRPPRGGGGRGAGSGAQPPPPLLPPSAAGTASAAQGPAAASSTTTTAASSSSSSSSSGAGAPTPLLPGSGGKLEPENKYLPELMAEKDSLDPSFTHAMQLLTAEIEKIQKGETTKKDEEENYLDLFSHKNMKLKERVLIPVKQYPKFNFVGKILGPQGNTIKRLQEETGAKISVLGKGSMRDKAKEEELRKGGDPKYAHLNMDLHVFIEVFGPPCEAYALMAHAMEEVKKFLVPDMMDDICQEQFLELSYLNGVPEPTRGRGVPVRGRGAAPPPPPPVPRGRGVGPPPPPPRGALVRGAPVRGAIARGAAVARGVPPPPAVRGAPAPRARAAGIQRIPLPPPPAPETYEEYGYDDAYADQSYEGYEGYYSQGQGDTEYYDYGHGEAQETYEAYGQDDWNGTRPSLKAPPARPVKGAYREHPYGRY, encoded by the exons atgcagCGCCGCGACGACCCCGCCGCCCGCATGGGCCGGGGCCCGGGGCCCggtggaggcggcggaggagccCGGCAAGGCTCAGCCCCACCGCGGCGGCCGccccggggagggggaggcCGCGGGGCCGGCTCCGGggcgcagccgccgccgccgctgctcccGCCCAGCGCTGCGGGCACGGCCTCGGCCGCTCAGGGCCCCGCTGCtgcttcctccaccaccaccaccgccgcctcctcctcatcctcctcttcctcctccggTGCCGGTGCCCCCACCCCGCTGCTGCCCGGTTCCGGCGGGAAGCTGGAGCCCGAGAACAAATACCTGCCCGAGCTGATGGCCGAGAAGGACAGCCTCGACCCGTCCTTCACGCACGCCATGCAGCTCCTCACCGCAG AAATTGAAAAAATTCAGAAGGGTGAAACAACAAAGAAGGATGAGGAAGAGAACTACCTGGATTTATTTTCTCACAAGAATATGAAACTGAAAGAACGAGTTCTGATACCTGTCAAACAGTACCCCAAG TTCAATTTTGTTGGAAAGATTTTGGGACCTCAAGGCAACACCATCAAGAGACTTCAGGAAGAAACTGGTGCTAAGATATCCGTGCTTGGCAAGGGTTCGATGCGAGATAAAGCAAAG GAGGAAGAACTACGTAAAGGGGGAGATCCTAAATATGCTCATCTAAATATGGATTTGCATGTCTTCATTGAAGTTTTTGGACCCCCTTGTGAAGCGTATGCTCTGATGGCTCACGCCATGGAAGAGGTCAAGAAGTTCCTTGTCCCA GATATGATGGATGATATCTGTCAGGAGCAATTCTTGGAGCTCTCCTATCTGAACGGTGTGCCAGAGCCAACTCGCGGCCGAGGAGTCCCTGTGCGGGGAAGGGGAGCagctccgccaccacctccgcCTGTGCCAAG GGGCCGTGGTGTtgggcctcctcctcctcctccccggggGGCCCTGGTGCGAGGAGCCCCGGTGCGGGGTGCCATTGCCAGGGGAGCTGCCGTAGCCCGCGGAGTGCCTCCCCCCCCGGCGGTGCGGGGGGCTCCTGCACCCAGAGCACGTGCAGCCGGCATTCAGAGGATAccgctccctcctcctcctgcaccagAAACCTACGAGGAATAT GGCTATGATGATGCCTATGCAGACCAGAGCTATGAGGGGTACGAAGGGTACTACAGCCAGGGCCAAGG GGACACAGAATACTATGATTATGGACACGGGGAGGCACAGGAAACCTATGAAGCTTATG GCCAAGATGACTGGAATGGAACAAGGCCCTCCCTGAAGGCCCCGCCAGCTCGGCCAGTGAAGGGGGCCTACAGAGAGCACCCATACGGACGttactaa